A region from the Terriglobia bacterium genome encodes:
- a CDS encoding aldo/keto reductase: MKQRRLGSQGLVVSEMGLGCMGMSEFYGPQDDGESIATIHRALELGVTFLDTADIYGPFTNEVLVGRAIRNRRDRVVLATKFGNERTPDGDWIGVNGRPEYVQRCCDASLTRLGVEFIDLYYQHRVDTRVPIEDTVGAMAELVRRGKVRYLGLSEAAPATIRRAHAVHPITALQTEYSLWTRDPEAEILPTVRELGIGFVAYSPLGRAFLTGKVEGPDSFAEDDRRRSWPRFTGENLRRNLDLIAPIEALAREKRVTTAQVALAWVLAKGADIVPIPGTKRRAYLDENAAAAAVDLTADDVRRLDAAIPPGAAAGNRYPDMGTVNR, from the coding sequence ATGAAGCAGCGCCGGTTGGGATCGCAGGGGCTCGTCGTCTCCGAGATGGGGCTCGGCTGCATGGGCATGAGCGAGTTCTACGGCCCGCAAGACGACGGGGAGTCGATCGCGACCATCCACCGCGCCCTTGAGCTCGGGGTGACGTTCCTCGACACCGCCGACATCTACGGGCCGTTCACCAACGAGGTCCTCGTCGGGCGCGCGATCCGCAACCGCCGCGACCGCGTGGTGCTGGCCACCAAGTTCGGCAACGAGCGAACCCCCGACGGCGATTGGATCGGCGTGAACGGCAGGCCCGAGTACGTGCAGCGTTGCTGCGACGCGTCCCTTACGCGCCTCGGTGTCGAATTCATCGACCTCTACTACCAGCACCGGGTGGACACCCGGGTGCCGATCGAGGACACGGTGGGCGCCATGGCCGAGCTGGTGCGCCGGGGAAAGGTACGCTATCTCGGCCTCTCCGAAGCCGCGCCCGCCACGATCCGGCGCGCCCACGCCGTGCATCCGATCACGGCACTGCAGACCGAATACTCCCTCTGGACTCGCGATCCCGAGGCGGAGATCCTCCCCACGGTGCGCGAGCTCGGGATCGGGTTCGTCGCGTACAGTCCGCTGGGCCGCGCGTTCCTCACTGGAAAGGTGGAGGGGCCCGACTCTTTCGCCGAGGACGATCGCAGGCGGAGCTGGCCGCGCTTCACGGGAGAGAATCTGCGGCGCAACCTCGACCTGATCGCGCCGATCGAAGCGCTCGCCCGCGAGAAGCGGGTCACCACGGCCCAGGTCGCTCTGGCTTGGGTGCTGGCGAAGGGAGCGGACATCGTTCCGATCCCCGGCACGAAGCGCCGAGCGTACCTCGACGAGAACGCGGCCGCCGCCGCTGTGGACTTGACGGCAGATGACGTGCGGCGGCTCGATGCCGCGATCCCGCCCGGCGCCGCGGCCGGGAATCGGTATCCGGACATGGGCACGGTCAACCGCTGA
- a CDS encoding MFS transporter produces the protein MVAKRRNVGLLLVAELLAMGLWFSASAVVPQLTREWRLDGGEPSWLTMSVQAGFVVGALVSAWLNLSDRIRAERLLAASALLGAAANAGIVAGGGFREALVLRFLTGVCLAGVYPPGMKLIASWTSRDRGLGIGLLVGALTVGSASPHLINGLPIFGGGIGPPPWRPVVLTASALALVAALVTWRWVRGGPMLPSTSRFDWRYALSALGSRPSRLANLGYLGHMWELYAMWTWAPLLLLESFRRAGASVVSAKVAGFATIAAGALGSALAGLLADRWGRTVVASASLAMSGTCCLIVGFAFRSPAVLTAVCLLWGFAVVADSAQFSAAVSELADPSHVGTALTVQTCLGFLLTLLTIRLVPLAVSRIGWRWAFALLAPGPACGIAAMLRLRGLPDATRMASGRR, from the coding sequence ATGGTCGCCAAGAGGAGGAACGTCGGCCTGCTGTTGGTCGCCGAGCTGCTCGCGATGGGGCTGTGGTTCTCGGCCTCGGCAGTGGTGCCGCAGCTGACGCGGGAGTGGCGTCTCGACGGCGGCGAGCCGTCGTGGCTAACCATGAGCGTCCAGGCGGGATTCGTGGTCGGCGCGCTGGTGAGCGCGTGGCTCAACCTGTCGGACCGGATCCGCGCGGAGCGGCTGCTCGCCGCGAGCGCCCTTCTCGGTGCGGCCGCGAACGCCGGGATCGTGGCCGGCGGCGGCTTCCGCGAGGCTCTGGTCCTCCGCTTCCTCACCGGAGTGTGCCTGGCGGGGGTCTACCCACCGGGGATGAAGCTGATCGCCAGCTGGACGTCGCGCGATCGCGGTCTCGGGATCGGGCTTCTCGTCGGCGCGCTCACCGTCGGGTCCGCGTCGCCTCACCTCATCAACGGGCTCCCGATCTTCGGAGGAGGCATCGGTCCTCCGCCGTGGCGACCGGTCGTCCTGACCGCGTCGGCCCTCGCGCTCGTGGCGGCGCTCGTCACCTGGCGGTGGGTGCGCGGCGGGCCGATGCTCCCCTCGACGAGCCGGTTCGACTGGCGTTACGCGCTGTCCGCGCTCGGATCCCGGCCGAGCCGGCTCGCCAACCTCGGCTATCTCGGCCACATGTGGGAGCTGTACGCGATGTGGACCTGGGCTCCGCTTCTGCTCCTCGAGAGCTTCCGTCGCGCCGGCGCGAGCGTCGTGAGCGCCAAGGTCGCCGGCTTCGCCACGATCGCGGCCGGGGCGCTCGGAAGCGCTCTGGCGGGCCTCCTCGCCGACCGATGGGGGCGCACGGTCGTGGCGTCCGCGAGCCTCGCGATGTCGGGGACTTGCTGCCTGATCGTCGGATTCGCCTTCCGCTCCCCCGCGGTCCTCACGGCCGTGTGTCTCCTGTGGGGATTCGCGGTGGTCGCCGACAGCGCGCAGTTCTCCGCCGCGGTCAGCGAGCTGGCGGACCCGTCGCACGTCGGGACCGCGCTCACCGTCCAGACCTGCCTCGGGTTCCTGCTCACGCTCCTGACGATCCGCCTGGTCCCGCTCGCCGTCTCCCGGATCGGCTGGAGGTGGGCGTTCGCGCTCCTCGCCCCAGGTCCGGCCTGCGGCATCGCGGCGATGCTGCGCCTCAGAGGCCTCCCGGACGCGACGCGGATGGCCTCG